One Acaryochloris thomasi RCC1774 genomic window, TGTCTGGCTCAAGATTCAAATCTGTTCGCCCGTGCTGTCTTCCAATGCTACGCCAGGGAGTGTTCCTGGAGTGGCGGTTGAATCAGAAGCAGCGGGTCAAGCTTCACCGCTACTAGAGGAGCCGCCGACCGTTGCTTCGCCACCCGGAGAGACATCCGCTACCAGTCAGCCTCAAGTGGGCTGGGTCCGCTGGACTGATCTGCAAAAGCAGGTTGTCCTTAAAGCGGATGCCCCTGCCTTTAGCGCTCCCTTTTGTGGACGTTCTGTTGATGGAATTGGCGAAGTGCCAATCGGTGGTGAAGTCTTATAATTGTGGGTCCTTAGAGCTGACTTATTACAGAGGGACTAGGTCAAGGATATGAGCTATCTGGCGAATATTTTAGAGCAGCCTGCTGTGTTGCGATCGCAACTCCATACCTACAAAGAACACGAAATCTGGCAGCAAATCCAGCAGCAAGATCACACTACCGTTGTCCTCACGGGCATGGGAGCATCGTTCAACGCCCTCTATCCCACCTGGTTTTATCTGCATCAGCAGGGCATTCCGGCGGTCCACATTGAAGCTTCTGAGCTGATTCACTACAGCGACTCGCTTCTAAAGCAGCGCTGTTTGTTAGTAGTGGTTTCGCAATCAGGGACCAGCGTTGAGATTGGCCGCATCATTGAGCGCGTTCAGGCCAGCGGTGCTAAGCCCTTTATTGTTAGCGTCACGACCAATGCCGATAATAATTTGGCACAGAACAGCAATCTACAGCTTTGTACGCAAGCAGGAGCGGAGGTAGGCGTCGCCACCAAGACCTACACCAGTACGCTGTTGCTGCTGCACTGGCTGGGACGGGCGATTGCGGGACAGCTCAAGCCGGAAGATTATATTGCAGGGGATGCGATCGCAACTGCCACTGAGCAGGTCTTAGAAAATTGGTCGACCTGGATCGAGTCAGCCTATCAACGGCTCCAGGACACCACCTACGTTGCATTAATCGGGAGAGGCCCATCGTTAACCTCAGCGCTCAATGGCGGCTTAATTCTCAAAGAAGCCGTCAGACTCCCGGCAGAAGGTTTCTCAGGCGGTCGCTTCCGTCACGGACCGATGGAGCTGCTGTCATCGCAGGTGGGCTGCATTGTCTTTACAACTCCCGGTCAAACGCTGGAACTCAGTCAGCATCTAGCGACAGATATTGCGAATCGTGGCGGGCAGTTGGTGACGATTGGAGAGGCAATTTCAGATGCTGCTCCCCATGCTCATCTAGCTCTGCCAGAGGTCGATGAAGCCCTCAGCCCCATTCTGGAGATTTTAGGCCCTCAGCTCTTAGCGGCAAAGCTAGCGGAGCAAAAAGGACTTATCCCTGGTGAATTTCGCTGGAGCGGCAAGGTTGTCCATACGGAGTAAGGGGCAGGTCTCGCTCGCTCCGATAGGTGAATGCACAGCAAATGCTCCTGTTGTTCTCAATGGTCCCGTGAGGCATAAACTTCACGGGACCAGCTACGACAGGCTCTAACTATGGATGCTTTCGGTTGCAAGCACTGAGAATGGCTAATAGGGAAGCTGTGACAATATTGGGATGAATTCCCACGCCGTAGCTGCCTTTTTGCTCTTGCGCTGACTTTAGCTGGATAGTTGCGATCGCAACCGCATCACTCCCCTGCTCCAGAGCGCGCTCCTCATAATGACAAACCTGCAAATCTTGATCCAGAGCATTCAAAAAAGCATCAATCGGCCCATTCCCCTCCCCTTGAATCTTGAGAGGCTGTTGCTCACGCTCCAATTCAGCCACAATTTTCCATCCTGATCGAGTTTCACTCATCTGATGAGACTGATACTTAAACGGACTCCCCTGCAGATATTCACGCGTAAACAACTGCCATAAATCGGCTGATGACAGCTCCTGTCCAACCGTATCCATTGTTTTCTGCACGACTTGACCAAACTCAATCTGCAGCGGACGCGGCAGCACCAAACCATAATCACGCTCCAACAAGAAAGCAATGCCCCCTTTCCCAGACTGGCTGTTGACCCGTACCACCGACTCATAGGTGCGACCCACATCTGCCGGATCCATCGGCAAATAGGGAACCTGCCATAGTTCATCTGATTTTTGAACCGCAAAACCCTTCTTAATCGCATCTTGATGAGAGCCTGAGAACGCAGTAAAAACAAGCTCTCCAGCATAGGGATGACGAGGATGAATCGGCAACTGTGTACAGTCCTGAGCGACTTGAGCCACCTCATCAATCTGGCTAAAATCCAGCCCCGGATGAATGCCCTGAGTATATAAATTCATCGCCAGGGTCACCAGATCAACATTGCCGGTTCGTTCTCCATTGCCGAACAAACAGCCCTCAACACGTTCTGCCCCCGCCATCTGGGCCAGCTCCGCCGCTGCAATGCCACAACCGCGATCATTGTGGGTATGTACGCAAAGAATAACGCTGTCTCTAGGAATGAGGTGTCGATGCAT contains:
- a CDS encoding SIS domain-containing protein, whose translation is MSYLANILEQPAVLRSQLHTYKEHEIWQQIQQQDHTTVVLTGMGASFNALYPTWFYLHQQGIPAVHIEASELIHYSDSLLKQRCLLVVVSQSGTSVEIGRIIERVQASGAKPFIVSVTTNADNNLAQNSNLQLCTQAGAEVGVATKTYTSTLLLLHWLGRAIAGQLKPEDYIAGDAIATATEQVLENWSTWIESAYQRLQDTTYVALIGRGPSLTSALNGGLILKEAVRLPAEGFSGGRFRHGPMELLSSQVGCIVFTTPGQTLELSQHLATDIANRGGQLVTIGEAISDAAPHAHLALPEVDEALSPILEILGPQLLAAKLAEQKGLIPGEFRWSGKVVHTE
- the leuA gene encoding 2-isopropylmalate synthase — protein: MLIQPQTKYQSFQPIDLSDRTWPAKSISRPPIWLSTDLRDGNQALIEPMNPAQKLQMFNLLVQIGFKEIEVGFPSASQAEFDFVRYLIEHCLIPDDVVIQVLVPAREDLIHRTFAALKGVPQAIVHVYNATAPAFRRIVFGRDQDQTIDLATTAAQLVYDLAAEHPETRWQFQYSPEVFTSTELDFARNICNAVLDIWRPTPQHQAIINLPASVEVATPNVFADQVEWMHRHLIPRDSVILCVHTHNDRGCGIAAAELAQMAGAERVEGCLFGNGERTGNVDLVTLAMNLYTQGIHPGLDFSQIDEVAQVAQDCTQLPIHPRHPYAGELVFTAFSGSHQDAIKKGFAVQKSDELWQVPYLPMDPADVGRTYESVVRVNSQSGKGGIAFLLERDYGLVLPRPLQIEFGQVVQKTMDTVGQELSSADLWQLFTREYLQGSPFKYQSHQMSETRSGWKIVAELEREQQPLKIQGEGNGPIDAFLNALDQDLQVCHYEERALEQGSDAVAIATIQLKSAQEQKGSYGVGIHPNIVTASLLAILSACNRKHP